The nucleotide sequence ACAGCCGTAAGATTGTGGGTTGGAGCGCAGGTGCGAGGATGTCGAAAGAGTTGTGCATCCGCGCCCTGGAGCAAGCGCAAAAACGCAGGCTGCAACGCGACGGCGTTGTCCTGCACCATTCGGATCGTGGGAGCCAGTATGCGTCGCAAGCGTATCAGGACCGACTCAAAGCCTATGGGATGACGGCAAGCATGAGTCGAAAAGGAAATTGCTATGACAATGCTTGTATGGAATCGTTCCACAGTGTGCTCAAGCGAGAACTCGTGTACCTCGAGAGATTTCGGACGCAGGCTGAGGCGATCCGACGGATCTTCGAGTACATCGAAATCTGGTACAACCGACAACGGATCCACGGTGCAGTTGGGTATCGGACGCCCGATGAGGTCGAGCGCCAATACTTCGAGGCGAAGTTGAAAGGTGTCGGTGCAGATGGCCAAGTGAGTGCTTGACGTGGAGAGGCGGGCATGATAGCCTGGCCGGTCTTCCAAGGGCGAGCGTGGCTCGGCTGCGGTCAAACGTGACATCATGCCCGCGGAGGCTCCATGTCAAGTACGGCTCAGGCAGCGCATCGGGCAGGAAATCTTGTATATTCTCGATTTTGATGTGTCCATTGTATTGACTCAATACCATTCCGCAGACTGCGGTTGTATGTCGGAATGGGAAGCAGAAGTTCGTGATGGTCGTCGATAAGGTTCTGGATGAATTAGAGATTGTGAACAAGCCTCTTGGTCGTTACCTGGAGGGCGTACGTGGTTTTTCAGGAGCGACCATTCTCGGCGACGGCAAAGTGTCCCTCATTCTCGACGTGCGGTCCGTTGGGCAATCCGTATAAGGGAAATCGAATGGATCAAGGAGGGATGCATGGTGGAGTCCTATGTGATCATGCGGGTGGGTGAAGAACGCTATGGCGCGCATGTGTCGCAGGTGCAATCGGTGGAACGACTCGGGGAGATCACGCCTGTCCCGCGCACGTTGAGCTTCATTAAAGGCGTGATCCACTTACGCGGTGCGGTCGTGCCGGTGATCGACCTCGCAGAACGCGTGGGATTCACGCATCGAGCGCAGGACGCCGATGAAATGCGTGTTGTGATCGCAGAAGTCGAAGATAGAGTCGTTGGCATGATTGTTGATAGCGTGGAAGACGTCGTTCAGATTTCACCAGAGACCATTGAACCTCCACCGGCCGTGGTAGGTGGTTTACAAGCGGTGTATCTAAGGGGCGTAGCTCGTGTAGGAAATGACCTTTTGGTTCTGCTCAACTTGAATCGCGTCTTTTCTGCGGCCGAATCGGAACAGCTGAAACAGATCGAACAGTTCATCACGAGTTAGAGCGCACCACATGTTGCGCAACAGATGGAGATACAGAGTATGGGGGTTTAACATGGCTCAACATCCATTCTCACGACGCCAACTACATCAGCAATGGCAGTCCGTTGAACGGGCCGCCCGAGAGGTCGAACGACTCATTACACACTATGGGGGACTGACGGACCAAGCCAGGCACGATATCCGAGCGAAACTAGATGAACTCTTAGGCGATCTGGAGTATTTTTTTCTTATTCGACGAGATGGATATGCTGAAGTGCATACGAATCGATTGCGAGAAGGTGTCTATTTTACGGACGAGGTTGGGTTGAAGTGTGCTTCCGTCACGGAGACCACCGCATTTGATTATCCTCGTAACACCGGAGAACGGATTATCGATATCTCTACACCGGTTTATGTTAACGGACAATCACCTTATGTACTTCGTTCTGGACGTATATTTCCAACTTTGAGTCGAAGATTCAAAGGGCCTATCCCTTTTTTCTTAGCGCAATTGGCCGGCATTACATGCGCTCTCGTTGACCCACATGTGCGTGCTGTATCTGTGGGGCTGTTTGGGGTTGCAACCGTCTTTGCGCTGATAGAGTTTGTTCGATTCGAAATGCATTATAAGAGCTGGATCGCGTTCATGCGTGAAATCAGTCATGGTCGTCTCGGCAAACGTATGCATCCCAAGACACGCGATGAGTATGGACAATTGGCGTTTGAACTGAATAAGCTGGCGATTGGATTCGAAGATATGCTTCGTAAGATGGTGAATGCCTCAAGTCAGTTGATGGATAGTGCTCAAGAACTCGAAAGCAGTGCGCAGCAAAGTACTGCCGCCTTGCAAAGCATTGCCGCTTCCATGCAGACCACCAGCGTCAGCGCTGAAGAACAAACGCAGCATATGCAGGACACGATGACCGAGGTGCACCATGTTCAGAAACAAATCCAAGAGCTCAACGACTTTATACAAGCTGTAGCGTCTACGGCAACAGATGCGATGCAGCGAGCGGAAGAAGGAAATGCTTCGTCTGCACGTTGGGTAGAACGTTTGCAAGCCATTGTGGACCAAGCCACGAGCCTTTCGCAATCCATTGACTCTCTCGATCACATTATGTCCGTGATGGCGGATGCTCTCTCGACGATTCAGAAGATCACGCGGGACACGCATCTTTTGGCGCTCAACGCATCCATTGAGGCCGCTCGAGCCGGTGAACATGGGAAAGGCTTCGCAGTCGTTGCAACGGAAGTGCGTAGGTTAGCCAATCTGTCCTCGGAACATACCAAGCAAATTGAGACGCAGGTTGCTCAAATACCCAACATTCTTGAGCAGGTACGCAATAACATGAGTCAAACAGCGACGTCTATCCAGGAGGGTATGACTGCCGCCACCGAAACAGGTAGTGTCCTGACAAATATCCATCACGCGATATCGGATGTTGCAGAGGATACAGCGCATCTTCGTTCAGTGATTCACGATATATCCCAAAGCGGGAAACATATGATCGCGATCTTAGAAAGCACTCATGCGCTCTCGAACGTCGTACGAGAACAAACCGAGTCAGTCAGTGCATCAACCGAAGAACAGTATGCGATTACGGAGGAAGTCGCACGAGCGGCATCGGTGGTATTCCAGTCAACGCGAGATTTACGTGCTATCATTGAGCGTTTTGAGTTTCAATCGCCATAATGCATATTTTACAGGCCGCTAGCACTGGGCAGGGCTAGCGGCACAGCACTACCCCGCGAATCGATGGATGGAACGGAAACCGGAGGGATAGGAGTGGCACTTGCCAACTGCCGCCGATGTGGGCGACTCTTCAATAAGACGGGCCACGATGTATGTCCGAGTTGTATCCATGAAGAGGAAAACAAAATCACCGAGATCCGCGACTACCTGAGGGAACACCCTCTAGCCAACATCTACGAAGTCTCACAAGGCACTCGTGCAACATATGAAGAGATCGTCGATCTCATCCGTAGGGGCAAGCTTTTGCTACGTCAATATCCGAACATGACGTACCCATGTGAAAGATGTGGTGCACCAACGCAATCTGGGCGGTTGTGTATGAATTGCGCACAAGAATTAAGCTCAGAGATTCAAATGGGCGAGAGAAAATATTCTGCGAACAAACCATATAAAGAGAACCATAACAGGGGGTTCTATAGTCGGGAATGACCTTCCCTGAGGGAGATTATTCATGAACCAGAGATACACTGAGGAACCCGATGGTCGGAATCAGTGCCACTGGTGTCTGTTAGATAACACTTAACCTACGCTCTGGCGTTCTACATGTGTGCGTAAAATCTCCTCGAGTGCTTGGGAGGATACCTGAAACGTGATGTTTCGCC is from Alicyclobacillus vulcanalis and encodes:
- a CDS encoding chemotaxis protein CheW; this translates as MVESYVIMRVGEERYGAHVSQVQSVERLGEITPVPRTLSFIKGVIHLRGAVVPVIDLAERVGFTHRAQDADEMRVVIAEVEDRVVGMIVDSVEDVVQISPETIEPPPAVVGGLQAVYLRGVARVGNDLLVLLNLNRVFSAAESEQLKQIEQFITS
- a CDS encoding methyl-accepting chemotaxis protein, which produces MAQHPFSRRQLHQQWQSVERAAREVERLITHYGGLTDQARHDIRAKLDELLGDLEYFFLIRRDGYAEVHTNRLREGVYFTDEVGLKCASVTETTAFDYPRNTGERIIDISTPVYVNGQSPYVLRSGRIFPTLSRRFKGPIPFFLAQLAGITCALVDPHVRAVSVGLFGVATVFALIEFVRFEMHYKSWIAFMREISHGRLGKRMHPKTRDEYGQLAFELNKLAIGFEDMLRKMVNASSQLMDSAQELESSAQQSTAALQSIAASMQTTSVSAEEQTQHMQDTMTEVHHVQKQIQELNDFIQAVASTATDAMQRAEEGNASSARWVERLQAIVDQATSLSQSIDSLDHIMSVMADALSTIQKITRDTHLLALNASIEAARAGEHGKGFAVVATEVRRLANLSSEHTKQIETQVAQIPNILEQVRNNMSQTATSIQEGMTAATETGSVLTNIHHAISDVAEDTAHLRSVIHDISQSGKHMIAILESTHALSNVVREQTESVSASTEEQYAITEEVARAASVVFQSTRDLRAIIERFEFQSP
- a CDS encoding TIGR03826 family flagellar region protein; its protein translation is MDGTETGGIGVALANCRRCGRLFNKTGHDVCPSCIHEEENKITEIRDYLREHPLANIYEVSQGTRATYEEIVDLIRRGKLLLRQYPNMTYPCERCGAPTQSGRLCMNCAQELSSEIQMGERKYSANKPYKENHNRGFYSRE